The window TGAATAGATACTAATTTAGTCCCATCTGTAAAAGTCCCTTCCACTTGAACTTGTATTAGCATTTCAGCTACACCAGGTAACACATCACCTTTGCCTAATATCTCTTTTCCCAATTTCGTTAATTCTGCAAGATTATGTCCATCACGAATTAGTTCAAGCAATTGACCAGATAAGAGAGCTACCGCTTCGGGATAATTCAATTTCAATCCTCTTGCATATCTTTTCTGTGCTACTACACAAGCAATATGCAACATTAATTTCTCTACATCTCTTGGAGTAAGTCTCATAGCATTATATAGATAAATATATTTTTAATTCTTCAAAGTCGACATCCATTTTGTCTATGTGTTTAACAATTTTTCCTCTATCCATAATATAATAATAGCTGGAGATACTACGAGCAAAATCAAGCTTTTGCTCTACTAATAAAACACTTAATCCCTGATCAACAAGATGATTCAGTACTTCAGTTATTTCTTGAATAACAGAAGGTTGTATCCCTTCTGTTGGTTCGTCAAGAATAAGTAAATTAGGTTTTCCTACTAAAGCACGTGCAATAGCCAATTGTTGCTGCTGACCTCCACTAATATTTCCACCCAATCGGTTACGAAAATCTTCCAATATAGGGAAAAGCCCATATATCTCTTCCTCATCAAAAGAATGAATAGAATCGTTCCGTGCTTCTGTCCCTATAAATATGTTCTCATAAACAGTGAGTTTAGAAAAAATTTCTCTACCCTGCGGGACGTAGCCAATGCCCTTTCTAGCTCTTTTATATGTAGGAAGATATTGTATTTCTTCGCCATTAAAAATAATGGGATCTTTAGTTTTAACTAAACCCATAATAGTACGTAAAAAGGTTGTTTTTCCTACGCCATTGCGTCCCATAATAGTGGTCACTTTTCCCCTCTGAACTTGCACATCCACCCCCCAAAGAATTCGACTTTCACCATAAGCAGCCCGAACATTTTTTGTTTCCAATATAATATTACTCACTATTTCGTTCATTTTCTTATTCTCGCAGTCTGAGCAGAATTAGGAGAACTTAAATAACACTCAATGACTTTCTGATTATTTTTTACTTCTTTAAAAGAACCTTCAATAAGAACTTCTCCATGCACAAGGACAGTTACTTTTTCTCGAGCTATTTGCTCCACAAAATGCATATCATGCTCAATAACAATTATACCGCTATCTTCAGCCAACTCACAAAGTAATTCACCAGTCTTAGTAGCTTCAAAGTCGGACATCCCCGCAGTTGGTTCATCTATAAGCATCAATTCAGGATCTTGTAAAAGGACAATGGCTATCTCCAGCCACTGTTTTTTACCATGCGAAAGTAAAGCTGCCGAATAGTGAAGCTCATCTTCCAAACTAACACGTTCAGCCACTTCATGTATCCTGTCCAATTGTTCACTTGTAAGTTTGAAAAACAAAGAAGAATAAAACCCTTTTTTACCTTTCAATCCTATCATCAAGTTTTCAAATACAGTAAGCCCCTCAAAAATGGAGGGCTTTTGAAATTTACGTCCTATACCCATACGGGTAATTTCTATATCAGACTTACCTATAAGCTCTATTCCATTGAACAAGGCACTACCGCCATTGGGTTCTGTCTTTCCGCACAACACATCCATAAAAGTAGACTTTCCAGCACCATTAGGTCCAATAATAACCCGCAATTCCTTATCTTTCAGTTCAAAACTATTCAAATTCAAAGCCTCTAGCCCTCCAAAAGATACATTTAGATTAGATACTGATAACACGGTGGTCGTTTATTTTAAAATTGATATTTCCTTTCGTATATAAGTGCTTATTTTATCCATTAACCCTACAATTCCATTTTTCATGTAAAGAACTGTAATTAAATACAATACGCCAAGTATATAAGGCCACATTTCTGGCATCAACGAAGTAAAAAAGCTATAGATACAATTAACTGCTAAAGCCCCTACAACAGCTCCCTTCAAGCTACCTCTTCCACCAAAAGCTACCCATATTAACATTTCTATAGAAGCTTTCACGTCCATACGACCAGGGGTAATAATTCCTGTTTGAGGAAGATAAAGCATGCCCGCAATAGCCGCCATAATCGCTCCCATAACAAAAACAGTAGTTTGATATTGTACTACTTTGTAGCCTATAAATCTTAATCGTGACTCACTATCACGTATACCAACAAGAATTTTACCAAATTTAGAAATAACTATTTTTTTAGATAAGAGAAATATCAACGCAAGTACTAATACTGTAATTATATAAAGTCCTCTTTTCACACTATCAGAATATAGATCAAAATCAAGTATATAACGAAAATGAGTTAACCCGTTGGAACCTCCTAGCATAGTTTCATTGCGAGAAAAAAATAAATGCATTGCTAAGGCAAGAGCTTGGGTAATAATAGCAAAAAATACCCCCTTTATCCGACGACGAAAAATAAAATAACTAAACAAAAAAGCAAAGATACTTGTAACCAAAAGTCCACAAAACAATGCTCCTAAAAATGTCTGAAAAGGAAACCAAAAAGCAGGTAGTACATTTACCTGATTCCATGACATAAAATCAGGCACTAATTGCCCATGAGGCAAATTAATTACTGTCATATACATCCCCATTCCATAAGCTCCAAGACAAAAGAAAAAAGCATGACACATCGTCATAATACCTGTATATCCCCATATAAGGTCTATGCCAATAGATGCAATGGCAAAACAACAATAACGCCCCCAAAGAGTCAATGTATTAATTTCGATCAATTCTAATACATTCGCTATAGGCATTAGGATAAGAAAAACAAGCAAGAACAATATATAATACAACTTATCTTTCATAACCGATTGTTAATCATCATCTATTCTACTTTTGTCAGAAAAAAATCCTTCAGGTTTATATTGCAAATATATGATAATCAATACCAATATAAATACTTTTCCATAAACTGCTTCAAATCCAATTTCAAATACTTTAGAAAAAATACCAATGCCAAGTCCTGATACTATACAACCTAACAATTTACCTACTCCTCCAGTTACCACTACCAAAAATGAATCTACAATATAAGTTTGTCCCATATTGGGAACAATATTACCTATTAGGGTAACGGCACATCCCGCAATACCGGCCAAACCTGAACCCAACATAAAAGTAATCATATCTATCCTTTGTGTAGATATACCCACACAAGCACTAATGTTACGATTTTGTGTAACTGAACGAATTTGAATGCCTAATCTTGTCTTTTGAAAAAGAATATACATAAGAATAAACACAACAATACTTACTAGTATAATAAATAGGCGATTATAGGGGAGTATAAGTCCCTTAATAATTTCAAAGCCTCCAGATAAAATTGCAGGAGTTTTTATAGAGATCAGGTCTCCGAAAATATTTCTTGCTATCTGTATAAGTATTAAACTTATTCCCCACGTAGCAAGCAAACTTTCTAGGGGACGACTATATAGGTACCGTATAATTAGCCTTTCAATGACTAAACCAGCAAGAGCTGATGATAAAAAAGATATAGGCAATGAAACAAAAAAAGCAATGCCCTCCCATTCAGGAGGTAGAAAAGCAATAAATAACTGCTGGATACAATAAGTAGTATAAGACCCTATCATAACAAACTCTCCATGACTCATATTGATGATACCTGCCAATCCATATATAACAGACAACCCTAACGCTTCCAATATAAGAACACTACCTAAGCTCAACCCACTAAATACATCCTGTATGATATTAATCATCCTGTGATATTTTATGATATTTTAGAAAAAAGCGAATCTACACCCTCATTTACAATGTTAGACCTCATTATGACACCAATTATTACACAAGGACTACTTAGCAAATTCACAAAAAGGCTCGGGACTTATTAATTCCTCTGTTTCCCAAATAACCTTAAATTGTCCATCAGGTAGTATTTTCGCTATTAAAACTTTTTTCGCTAAATGATGATTACACTTGTGCATTCTAACCAAACCTGCAGGAGATAATATCTCCAGATTAGAGAGAGCGTTTTTAACAGCTTCTACATCAAAAGAACCCGCTTTTTCTACCGCTTTTTTCCATAACTCCAAACTTGTATATGACCAACAAATAGGATCATCTGTCACCCGATTTCTTCCCCCAGACAGATTATGTCGAAAACAATAGTTTTTGAAATTCTGTACAAATTTAATATTCTCCTCACTATTGATGGATTGATAATAATTCCACGCTGCTAAATGTCCGGTAAGAAATTCACTATCCATTGCTCGTAACTCGTCTTCAGCAACAGAAAATGCCATAATAGGACAAACAGATGCACTTAGTCCCTGATTAGCAAACTCTTTGTAAAAAGGAACATTGCTGTCTCCATTAATCGTACTTAATACAACAGTTTTACCAGCTAAACTAAATCGCTTAATTTTTGAAACAATAGTTTGATAATCTTGGTGGTGAAAAGGAGTGTATTCCTCAATAATATTTTCAACAGGAACTCCCTTCGCCAACAGGAAGTTCTTAAGAATTCTATTAGCTGTACGCGGAAATATATAATCTGTTCCCAACAAATAGAATTTTCTGTAACCTCCTCCTGCTTCACTCATTAAATACTCGGCAGCAGGGATAAGTTGCTGATTCGGAGTTCCCCCTGTGTAAATAACATTAGGTGAACATTCTTGACCTTCATACTGTACAGGATAAAAAAGCAATCCATTGTACTCCTCAAAAATTGGCAATACTGATTTGCGGGATACAGAGGTCCAACAGCCAAAAACAGCCACTACTTTATCCTTACTTAACAGTTCCCTTGACTTTTCGGCAAACAAATCCCAATCAGAAGCAGGATCCACAATTTTTGGAACAATAGTTTTTCCTAAAACACCACCCGAAGCATTGATCTCATCAATTCCCATCATGAGCACATCACGTAAAGAAACCTCAGAAATAGCCATAGTACCACTAAGAGAATGTAATATCCCTATTTTCACAGTTTTTTTATCCACATCATTTTTTTTCTTTGACAAACACCCTGTTCCCCCTATAACGATAAACACACAAATTATTTTCAATAACAATTGCTTCATCTTTTTGACACTATTTTGGACAATAACTCCTTTTCTCCATGAATTTCTCATATTGAACTATCACTTTTGAAATCAAAATTCATAAAATCCTACATACTTAATTTTTTTTTTACTCTTCTGAATTCAATTTCTCTATATGATTATTATTTATATGATTATTATTTTAAATATTTCTGTAAATTCAAAATTCGCAATTATAGATCCCACCACTATTTATGGTTTCGGGACTAAAGGTATAATACATTTTGTACATCACAAATTTTTGATAGGTGGATTTCCTTATCAGATTCATCACTGAATTTTGGATGTATATAAGGTTAAAAAAAAATGAAATCTTATGATTAAAATAAAATCGATTACATTATCTTAATTCGATCTCTGAATAATTCAAACTTATATTATTATAATTTAGAGTGTTACAGAAAGTTTCTCTTTCAATATAAACCAAAATAGATTATGAAGAGATTACATTGACAACCTATTAAGTCAATAATTTTTCAAAATTTCAAAAAAATATTAATTGACCTAATATTTAGTTAAATATCTTATGAAAAGGGGTTCATTCACGAACATTTTGTATAAAATACTTCACCACGCAAATATTTACCCACTTGACTAAGAAGGAATAGGAGATAGTGCAAAGTTACTATCTGAAATAGTAAATGATGTAGATAACTGCCAGTTGTAAGAGTTTTTCGTTGGGGAATTTTTACATGGGAGTAGTATCAAGAAATACGAACATTATTAGAGAAGGGAAACAACATTACTCCTACATGTTATCAAGAGCATGTAAGAGTTTTTCAAGCAGTTGCATCCTGCACATTAATCCACGGGTAGAAAAGGTTAGAGAAAATTACGAATGCATATCGCCAATTGGATGTTCTCGCTGTATAGTTTTCTGTATAGCTTCCTATACAGCGAGAACATCCAAGATTCACCGCAATGATTTTATTCGATTTGAATAAGGACGAGAAAGTTTTCGAGGAAGTTTAAATAAATAAAACTAATGTATCAAACGAAAATACCATTCCCTATTCCTAATTCTTATAAATGTATAAGAAAAGGATATTTGAGATGGTATTCTATTGAAAATAAAGATTGCTGCCTTTATAAACCATATGTCAAAGGCGACAAAATTGTGGTTGAAGAAATTCAAAACAATAGTATCTTTATAAGATATATGGGTAAAAGTTACATTTTGTCATCAGTACATAAACAAAGATTCTGTGAGATGTTCAAACCTTATAAAGGTTGTCCTTAATACCTATGGAAATGAATATACAAACGATAAGACAATAAACTAAATGCCATGAGAACCATGTTCGACTCAAAGTTTTACAAAAAATCAAGGATTTCTCTGTAAATCAATTCAAGGAGAAAAGTTATTGCTAATAGTTGACACTATTTTTTTTACTAAAATGTTGGTCTGGGGTCGTCTTTGGGGACTATTCCGTCCTGAGTTAGAAACGTATAGTTATTATATTTTTAGCCACATGCTGAAAAAAAAGTAGTCCCCCGAACTTAAGAAAAGACTTTTTAGAAATAGTTAAAAAAGCTCAAAAATCATTTCTCTAAAATTATATATGCACGCATCTGATTAGGATAAATCAAAATCGACAACAAAAAAAGATCTAGATTGATAAATTATGTCAATAGTAGTAAGTGGTGTTCGTCCAACGGGCAATTTGCATTTGGGGAATTATTATGGTGCAATAACCAATTTTCTTAAAATGCAAGAAAGAAATGAATGTTATTTTTTTATTGCTGATCTGCATTCATTGACTACTCATCCCGATCCTAAAATGTTACACACAAATGTAAGAAATATTCTCTCTGAATATCTTGCTTGTGGAATAGATCCTGAAAAAGCAGCTATTTATATGCAAAGTGATATTCCCGAAATCGTACAATTATACCTTCTGCTTAATATGCTTGCTCCTATTGCAGAATTGAAGAAAACTGTATCATTTAAAGATAA of the Candidatus Azobacteroides pseudotrichonymphae genomovar. CFP2 genome contains:
- the urtE gene encoding urea ABC transporter ATP-binding subunit UrtE, yielding MNEIVSNIILETKNVRAAYGESRILWGVDVQVQRGKVTTIMGRNGVGKTTFLRTIMGLVKTKDPIIFNGEEIQYLPTYKRARKGIGYVPQGREIFSKLTVYENIFIGTEARNDSIHSFDEEEIYGLFPILEDFRNRLGGNISGGQQQQLAIARALVGKPNLLILDEPTEGIQPSVIQEITEVLNHLVDQGLSVLLVEQKLDFARSISSYYYIMDRGKIVKHIDKMDVDFEELKIYLSI
- the urtD gene encoding urea ABC transporter ATP-binding protein UrtD; protein product: MLSVSNLNVSFGGLEALNLNSFELKDKELRVIIGPNGAGKSTFMDVLCGKTEPNGGSALFNGIELIGKSDIEITRMGIGRKFQKPSIFEGLTVFENLMIGLKGKKGFYSSLFFKLTSEQLDRIHEVAERVSLEDELHYSAALLSHGKKQWLEIAIVLLQDPELMLIDEPTAGMSDFEATKTGELLCELAEDSGIIVIEHDMHFVEQIAREKVTVLVHGEVLIEGSFKEVKNNQKVIECYLSSPNSAQTARIRK
- the urtC gene encoding urea ABC transporter permease subunit UrtC; the encoded protein is MKDKLYYILFLLVFLILMPIANVLELIEINTLTLWGRYCCFAIASIGIDLIWGYTGIMTMCHAFFFCLGAYGMGMYMTVINLPHGQLVPDFMSWNQVNVLPAFWFPFQTFLGALFCGLLVTSIFAFLFSYFIFRRRIKGVFFAIITQALALAMHLFFSRNETMLGGSNGLTHFRYILDFDLYSDSVKRGLYIITVLVLALIFLLSKKIVISKFGKILVGIRDSESRLRFIGYKVVQYQTTVFVMGAIMAAIAGMLYLPQTGIITPGRMDVKASIEMLIWVAFGGRGSLKGAVVGALAVNCIYSFFTSLMPEMWPYILGVLYLITVLYMKNGIVGLMDKISTYIRKEISILK
- the urtB gene encoding urea ABC transporter permease subunit UrtB, which gives rise to MINIIQDVFSGLSLGSVLILEALGLSVIYGLAGIINMSHGEFVMIGSYTTYCIQQLFIAFLPPEWEGIAFFVSLPISFLSSALAGLVIERLIIRYLYSRPLESLLATWGISLILIQIARNIFGDLISIKTPAILSGGFEIIKGLILPYNRLFIILVSIVVFILMYILFQKTRLGIQIRSVTQNRNISACVGISTQRIDMITFMLGSGLAGIAGCAVTLIGNIVPNMGQTYIVDSFLVVVTGGVGKLLGCIVSGLGIGIFSKVFEIGFEAVYGKVFILVLIIIYLQYKPEGFFSDKSRIDDD
- the urtA gene encoding urea ABC transporter substrate-binding protein — protein: MRNSWRKGVIVQNSVKKMKQLLLKIICVFIVIGGTGCLSKKKNDVDKKTVKIGILHSLSGTMAISEVSLRDVLMMGIDEINASGGVLGKTIVPKIVDPASDWDLFAEKSRELLSKDKVVAVFGCWTSVSRKSVLPIFEEYNGLLFYPVQYEGQECSPNVIYTGGTPNQQLIPAAEYLMSEAGGGYRKFYLLGTDYIFPRTANRILKNFLLAKGVPVENIIEEYTPFHHQDYQTIVSKIKRFSLAGKTVVLSTINGDSNVPFYKEFANQGLSASVCPIMAFSVAEDELRAMDSEFLTGHLAAWNYYQSINSEENIKFVQNFKNYCFRHNLSGGRNRVTDDPICWSYTSLELWKKAVEKAGSFDVEAVKNALSNLEILSPAGLVRMHKCNHHLAKKVLIAKILPDGQFKVIWETEELISPEPFCEFAK